Within the Deinobacterium chartae genome, the region TCTCCGGCGCGCCGCACCAGCGTATACGGATCGGACTGCAAGCTGATACCGCTGAACAACTCGGTAAACGCCTCGAGTGCCTGGTTGCGCACGGCCAGTTCGGCGCGTTGCGCTTCCAGGCGCGCGGCGACCTCGGCCCGTTCGAGCGCCAGGGTAAGGCTGCGTCCGACGGCACGCACCACCGCCTTGTCGCGTTCGCTCCAGCGCTGCGTGTCCTTGAGGCCCACGGCCAGCAGACCCCGCAGCTTTCCGTCCACCTGCAGCGGATAAAGTCCGGCCGTACCGTATTCTTCGGTGTGCGCTATGCGTTCGCGCTCCGGGTCCCAGGCATCGACAAAGGCCGGCTCTCCGCTCTGGGTCGCGGCGGCGAAAACCGGCGTATCGCGCTCGAAGCCGGCCGTGATCGTAGCGAGCGTATCGCTGCGGATATCCTCGGTCCAGACCCGCGCGATCCAGCGATCCCCCTGCAGTTCGTAGAGGGCCGCGCTGCAGTCACGAAAGAAGTTATTGAGCACCTGCAGGGCCCAGCGCGCCAGCACATACACATCGGTATCGGTTCCGGCAGACTCGGCGAAGCTCACAAAGGCCTCGAGGGCCCGCACCCGCTCCTCGAGGTGCGCTACTGCGTGGGGGTCGGGTGCCTGGCGGACCAGCGCCGCCGGAACGCTCCCCAAGACGCTGCGCAGCGGGGTGATGTCCAGCCTGGCCGGATCGCGCAGGGCAAGCGTCACCGGCCGTCCGCTGTGCAGCGCCTCTCTCAGGGCCTCACGAAATTCCTCGAGGAGGTCGGCATCCAGCAGGTCGCCCAGGCTCTCGGGTGCGGTCTGGTGCAACACCTGTCCCTGCTCGTCCACGATCCAGAGCGGGGCGGACGGTGCTGGGACAGCCGCACTGTTGTCAAAAGAGATCAAAGAGGAGTCGGAGCCGTCGGGGACAGAAGGCATCGGGCCAATACTATCACGCTGAAGAGCTTTTCTTTTCCACGAGGCCGCCCGCTCCGACAACCGCAAAGAGTGCGTGCCTGGCTACAGAATTCAGCTTTGAACGGCCTTCACAATAACAGATTTCCCTCCTGTTTTCCGTGATCTGCGCTGCTGGCACCGGCCTGCGCGAGCGCGCATCATACGCGTTGCACTCGAGGAGGTGCCCATGCAACTCAGCGAACACGCCTACACCCTGCCCCTGCACTATCCTTTCGCTGGACAAACGGCCACCTTGCACCTTGGCCTGATCCTCGACCCCCGGCACGGACCGACGCTGATCGACAGCGGCATGCCCGGCAGCCTGGGGGCCATTGCCGCCGCGCTCGAAGACCTTGGCCTGCGTCTGCGGGAGCTGCGGCGTCTGGTGCTGACCCACCAGGACCTCGACCACGTTGGCAGCGCTGCCGACGTGGTCCGTGAAAGCGGCGCGGAAGTGCTGGCCCACCGCGCCGACACCGCTTACATCGAGGGCCGCCTGCCGCTGCTCAAACCCATGCCCCAAGCAGCCCTCGAGCGCATGCCTCCCCAGGCACGCGCCGTCTTTGAAACGGCTCCGGAGCCGGTACGCGTGGACCGTCCGCTCGAGGGCGGCGAGCGCCTGGACCTGGCCGGAGGCACCCGGGTGATCTTCACGCCGGGGCATACGCCCGGCCACCTGTGCCTGTACCTCGAGCGGGCACGCATCCTGTTCACCGCCGACGCCCTGAACGTTCACGGCGGCCAACTGGCCCTTCCCTATCCTCCGGTGACGCCCGACATGGACGAAGCGGTCCGTTCGATCAGTCGGCTCGCGGACCTCGAGGTGGACACGCTGGTGTCCTATCACGGCGGCGTCACGCACGGCGACCTGCCCGCCCGCCTGCGCGCACTGGCCGCCGGCTACACGCCCGCCTGACCCCAGCGCGCCTCTTGATGGACGTTTGGCACAGACATGGTAAGGATGCATCAACTCGCCTCTAACCCCTTCCATGGCCGGCTTACCTATAAATAAAGCCGGAGGTGCAGGATTATGCCGATTCGTCTTTCAACCGTACTGTACGCCCTGGGTTTCTTCTCGATTGCCGTTTCCGCGATGAATTACCTGCCGGGCCGGGCCAAGACCGGCTCCGAAAAAGAACGGGACGGGCTGTTCGTCGGCGAGTGGGTGCCCACGTTCTTTATCCTGGGCAAGATCGCCGAGGACCGCGAACACAAACGCGAATAAGACAAGGTCCTGCAGCCGGCCCGCGCCACGTGGCGCGGGCCGGCTGCGTGTGCCTCCGCCTCCGGCCCGGTTATAAAGGAAACACAACCGCCGCCTGTCAAAGCCCACAAGGAGCGACCATGCCCTTACCGCGCGTCACCGTCTGGAACGAATACCGTCATGAACTCCAAAACCCGCAGGTCCGCGAGATCTACCCGGACGGCATTCACAGTACCCTGGCCGCCGCCCTGCGCGCCGCTGGCCTCGAGGTTGCCACCGCCACGCTCGACGAACCCGAGCACGGCCTCAGCGCCGAGCGGCTCGCGCAGACCGACGTGCTGGTGTGGTGGGGCCATATCGCCCACCAGGAGGTCAGCGACGCGGTCGCCGACCGGGTTCAGGCCCGGGTCCTCGAGGGGATGGGGCTGGTGGTCTTGCACTCGGGGCATTTCTCCAAGATCTTCCGGCGTCTGATGGGAACGGGCTGTGACCTCAAGTGGCGCGAGGGCGGAGACCGCGAGCGGCTGTGGGTGGTCGCTCCCGGCCATCCCATCGCGCAGGGGCTGGGCGAGTACATCGAGCTGGAACGCGAGGAGATGTACGGCGAGCCTTTTGACGTGCCCCCGCCCGAAACGCTGGTGTTCGTCAGCTGGTTCAGCGGCGGCGAGGTGTTCCGCAGCGGCGGCTGCTACACCCGTGGACACGGCCGCATCTTCTACTTCCGGCCCGGCCACGAGACCCTGCCCACCTACCACCACCCGCAAATCCAGCAGGTCATCGTCAACGCCGTGCGCTGGGCCGCGCCCACCCCGGGTGCCGCTCGCGCTTTTGGCAACCGCTTGCCCCTCGAGGAAATCCGCCCGTCCGAGTAAGCGGGGGCAGCCGTTCCCGCCGCGTTCCCAGAGCTTTCAGTTCCAGGTCCGTGCCGCCTGCACCTCGATCTTTCCGTTCCGGACGCGGGTCACAAAGCAAGGCTGAGCGTGCGCCGAGGGCCCCTCGAGGACCGAGCCGTCTTGCAGGCGAAAGCGCGAGCCGTGCCACGGACAGCGCAGGCTGCCCTGCTGCAGCTCTCCCTCGGCGAGCGGTCCGCCCAGGTGCGCGCAGCGCTCGGCCAGCGCGTACACCTGCCCCTCTTGTCGCACCAGCACCACCGGCACCTCTCCGGCCAGCACCCGGGTCGGCCGGTTTTCGGGCAGGGCCTGCTCCTCGAGGACCGGCACGAACCCGTCGGGCGGCGCGAGGTCCGCGACGTGCGTTACGCCCTGCGCTTCCTTGTAGACCAGCGTACCGCCCAGATGCGCGCTGGCCCCGGAGATCATGAAGGCCGCCCAGCCCAGTGGGCGCGCGACGCCGCGCGCGCCCCGGGCGCGCAGCACGCTCGAGGCGATGTACATCAGCAGCGCCGTGGCGTTCAGGCTGCCGTGCACGAAGCCCACCCGCCGCTTGAGCTTGAATTCGCCCACCTTGTGCCAGTCGGTCAGACCGGTCACTGCCGCGAAGGCCGCGCCGACGATGCCGACGTTCACGGCGATGTCCGCGCCCGCGCGCACCTCGCGCCGCCCGCGCAGGTCCAGCAGGTCCAAAACGCCCGCCACGGTCCAGGCCCCGATGGGAACGGTGACGATCAC harbors:
- a CDS encoding ThuA domain-containing protein; this translates as MPLPRVTVWNEYRHELQNPQVREIYPDGIHSTLAAALRAAGLEVATATLDEPEHGLSAERLAQTDVLVWWGHIAHQEVSDAVADRVQARVLEGMGLVVLHSGHFSKIFRRLMGTGCDLKWREGGDRERLWVVAPGHPIAQGLGEYIELEREEMYGEPFDVPPPETLVFVSWFSGGEVFRSGGCYTRGHGRIFYFRPGHETLPTYHHPQIQQVIVNAVRWAAPTPGAARAFGNRLPLEEIRPSE
- a CDS encoding Rieske 2Fe-2S domain-containing protein; protein product: MTQEPQPRRYDRSVDPAAQLIDRQGWIDRLAVPLQRGIATLFRSGGRLTRSLENALHGVPIGTPLHPVIVTVPIGAWTVAGVLDLLDLRGRREVRAGADIAVNVGIVGAAFAAVTGLTDWHKVGEFKLKRRVGFVHGSLNATALLMYIASSVLRARGARGVARPLGWAAFMISGASAHLGGTLVYKEAQGVTHVADLAPPDGFVPVLEEQALPENRPTRVLAGEVPVVLVRQEGQVYALAERCAHLGGPLAEGELQQGSLRCPWHGSRFRLQDGSVLEGPSAHAQPCFVTRVRNGKIEVQAARTWN
- a CDS encoding MBL fold metallo-hydrolase, translating into MQLSEHAYTLPLHYPFAGQTATLHLGLILDPRHGPTLIDSGMPGSLGAIAAALEDLGLRLRELRRLVLTHQDLDHVGSAADVVRESGAEVLAHRADTAYIEGRLPLLKPMPQAALERMPPQARAVFETAPEPVRVDRPLEGGERLDLAGGTRVIFTPGHTPGHLCLYLERARILFTADALNVHGGQLALPYPPVTPDMDEAVRSISRLADLEVDTLVSYHGGVTHGDLPARLRALAAGYTPA